In the genome of Cynocephalus volans isolate mCynVol1 chromosome 10, mCynVol1.pri, whole genome shotgun sequence, the window ctGACCAAGGATATTTGAGGTAGGTCCTGTGATTCTTATCAGAGACGTGAGTATCAAGGCATTAATGGCATGGACTTTGTTTAAGAATACCATAAATAAGCAGTAGGGGCCAAGGGGTGAAACAATTAGTGTATGAGccattctttcctcttttgctCTGTATTACCAACAATATTTATGGTTGATAATACGGATTAATTACTTTGGCTACTGAAGGTCTGTATTTTCCCTATATCAAAGATGGcatttttctgggatttcttaTCAGTGTGCCTTCCAGTACAGGCTGGGGACACAACTATGTATCCAAAGACTCAGGCAAGAACCAAACTTGGAGACAGTGAGTGACTGGCCCCAGTTTTCACCCAGTGCTTTTGGGACAAGCTGTCCCTGAGCCCATACACTTTACCTGTGAACATGAGGGGTGTGGTGGTAGCAAATGCAAACACCACCATTCCCACGATATTGAAGGCCAGGCCAATCTCGGCCACCCAGGTGTCGGCCAGGCAGCATTGCAGAAGCCTCAGGCCCAGCAAGCTGGTGAGGTAGGGGAAGTACTGAGCTGCAGAACCATAGCCGATTAGCCTGGAGTCCCAGCAGAGAGGTGTGCTCAGCTCATAGATGGTCAGGATGTCCTGGGCCCCGAAGTGCACAATGATCACCATGAAGATGGCCAACGAGTACAGGGCTAAATGCTTCCTGGACTTCTCTGGGGCCGGAGCCACATAGAGTTGGACAATAGATCGGTGATGACGGAGTGTAAAGAGCCGGGTGGACTTGGGCTCCTTCACGGTCTCACCAAAGCACAATGCTGCATAAAGAGCCACGGCTATCAGCAAGGCCAAAGCCAGCCAGAAGGGGTTGGCATAACCCTGGGCCCGGAGCCAGTAGCCCCCCAGGAGGCTGGCCAGCATCCCTGCCACACCAATGCATGCTTCCAGCAAGGCCATTCGGAAGGTGCGGCTGTGGTTGGAGCTGACATCTGCCACGGAGGCAAAGCTAGCAGCCAGGATCCCATTGAAGTCGCCGAAGAGGGCACAAAGGATGCGGCCCAGCACGAAGAAGCCGACGTGGAGCTGCAGCTGCACCACAAAGATGTACACGAGGACCTGGACCAGCAGGCCCAGAGAGGCCAGCACCAGCAGCGGGCGGCGGCCCACGTGGTCACTCCAGGCTCCCAGCAGCGTGGACGAGCAGAGCCCCACCAAGAAGCCACCCAAGTTCATGTAGAGGGTCCAGTGGGAGGTAAGGGTCTCCACTTCCTGTGGGGGCATAATTACCAGGGTGCATGTCCTCACTCTGGGTTGCCCACCCCGCAAAACATCGCATCCTGGGAACTACAGGGATGAGACCTTTATTGGGGGCCCTAAACCTCAGACAATCTTAGTGTAACTCAAAAAGTGACCCAGGAGGCGGGGGTGGTGACAAGAGATGGACCAAGGCCCCATCCCTCACCTTCACCCCTTTTGGTAACACTCAAGGCCGGGCTTTATCTAGATCAACTTTCCGCATCCCCTCGCTGCAGCTGTCAGGCCTCCTTTGCTCTGGTCCCTCCCACTACCCAACATGCATACCCGGCAGCGGCCCCCCACTCTACGCAGGCCCTGCCTCTCAGCCGCCCCCACGCTCCAGTCCGGGCTCCGCCCCCCGCCACGCTCCTCTTCCTTCCCGCCACCACTACCTGCATGGTGGGGTCCCCGCTGAGGTTGCTGCAGTCCCCCCTGTGGCGGGTGCCATTGTAGCCGAGGTCGGTGCTGAAGCGGTGCCATAGGTACTGCGTGGTGAGCGGGCCCTGCAGGACCACGGAA includes:
- the SLC46A1 gene encoding proton-coupled folate transporter codes for the protein MEGRASPPGESRARTPAVVLCRGLVEPLVFLANFSVVLQGPLTTQYLWHRFSTDLGYNGTRHRGDCSNLSGDPTMQEVETLTSHWTLYMNLGGFLVGLCSSTLLGAWSDHVGRRPLLVLASLGLLVQVLVYIFVVQLQLHVGFFVLGRILCALFGDFNGILAASFASVADVSSNHSRTFRMALLEACIGVAGMLASLLGGYWLRAQGYANPFWLALALLIAVALYAALCFGETVKEPKSTRLFTLRHHRSIVQLYVAPAPEKSRKHLALYSLAIFMVIIVHFGAQDILTIYELSTPLCWDSRLIGYGSAAQYFPYLTSLLGLRLLQCCLADTWVAEIGLAFNIVGMVVFAFATTTPLMFTAYGLLFLSLVTTPVIRAKLSKLVSKSEHGALFSAVACVNSLAMLMASGIFNSLYPATRNFMKGFPFLLGAGLLFIPAILIGILEKAIPRPEFQQFPHSP